One segment of Methanolinea sp. DNA contains the following:
- a CDS encoding DUF1959 domain-containing protein: MKEVLFEKDLSAVKYHILESARHDRVVREIASDLGIPHLRLRRILMERLDMILLENLPARYEEGKRVDREAGGIEGALSAHLYTRAVPIVPPRAMAEIVEGTKALAASGVPPAEAVARGKALVREAVLG, from the coding sequence ATGAAGGAAGTACTCTTCGAGAAGGACCTCTCCGCGGTGAAGTACCACATCCTCGAGAGCGCGCGGCACGACCGGGTCGTCCGCGAGATCGCGTCTGACCTCGGGATCCCCCACCTCCGGCTCCGGCGGATCCTCATGGAGCGGCTGGACATGATCCTCCTCGAGAACCTGCCGGCGCGCTACGAGGAGGGGAAGAGGGTCGACCGCGAGGCCGGCGGGATCGAGGGTGCGCTCTCCGCCCACCTCTACACCCGGGCGGTCCCGATCGTCCCCCCGCGGGCGATGGCCGAGATCGTGGAGGGGACGAAGGCGCTCGCCGCGTCGGGCGTCCCCCCCGCGGAGGCGGTCGCGCGGGGGAAGGCACTCGTCAGGGAGGCGGTCCTCGGGTGA
- a CDS encoding NADH-quinone oxidoreductase subunit H produces MIAETIFATVFGLLLLGIHRKVIARIQRRPGPPVWQEILHALKFSFKATWVPATASAALFVGIVLVAIGIWTAALAVVLSGGSLLVLFAIYMLHKIVEHGFGLSSGSPYGKFGGVRSVISAASEIPLFVSVAGIAVFTRSLSLRDIVAYQAVHGPLLLAAPPAAIAMWLVLLSKMPFGPFSIVESKELVSGYKTEHFGAWRAGLEVCNGLKTYVLLAAFLVVFLGELPFLAVLAGMLLLLLSLSFACALSPMLSPYDSVTVQTIVAGLVLAYVWVLGVVA; encoded by the coding sequence ATGATCGCAGAGACCATCTTTGCCACGGTCTTCGGCCTCCTCCTCCTCGGCATCCACCGGAAGGTGATCGCCCGGATCCAGCGGAGGCCCGGGCCCCCCGTCTGGCAGGAGATCCTCCACGCGCTCAAGTTCTCCTTCAAGGCGACGTGGGTGCCGGCGACCGCGAGCGCCGCCCTCTTCGTGGGGATCGTCCTCGTCGCGATCGGGATATGGACGGCCGCGCTCGCGGTCGTCCTCTCGGGCGGGAGCCTCCTCGTCCTCTTCGCGATCTACATGCTCCACAAGATCGTGGAGCACGGATTCGGGCTCTCGTCGGGCTCGCCGTACGGGAAGTTCGGGGGTGTCCGGTCGGTCATCTCGGCCGCGTCCGAGATCCCGCTCTTCGTGAGCGTCGCGGGGATCGCGGTCTTCACGCGCTCCCTCTCGCTCCGGGACATCGTGGCGTACCAGGCGGTCCACGGGCCGCTCCTCCTCGCGGCGCCGCCGGCAGCAATCGCGATGTGGCTCGTCCTCCTCTCGAAGATGCCTTTCGGGCCGTTCTCGATCGTCGAGTCAAAGGAGCTCGTGAGCGGGTACAAGACCGAGCACTTCGGCGCGTGGCGGGCGGGCCTCGAGGTCTGCAACGGGCTCAAGACGTACGTCCTCCTCGCCGCGTTCCTCGTCGTCTTCCTCGGAGAGCTCCCATTCCTCGCGGTGCTCGCGGGGATGCTCCTCCTCCTCCTCTCGCTCTCGTTCGCCTGCGCGCTCAGCCCTATGCTCTCGCCGTACGACAGCGTGACGGTCCAGACGATCGTCGCGGGCCTCGTCCTCGCCTACGTCTGGGTGCTCGGGGTGGTGGCATGA
- a CDS encoding DUF2105 family protein translates to MEWNEYSFGLLVVFAAAFVGFSALCRERDDLHKLLLVDLVEVASIAAIALLATDLAEALILPGLVVGIAELLALSQLYIAKEGIAAVPCRGLEIEVVRKSAATVVIPAFLVVYGIVLSGFTGGGIAALGLVFYFMNNAFSGDFHVLELASGISWALWVASFFVFMLAPDLWYLALMGAAVGILLKVITKISLVGAMWGEPG, encoded by the coding sequence ATGGAGTGGAACGAGTACTCGTTCGGGCTCCTCGTCGTCTTCGCCGCGGCGTTCGTCGGGTTCTCCGCGCTCTGCAGGGAGCGCGACGACCTCCACAAGCTCCTCCTCGTCGACCTCGTCGAGGTCGCGTCCATCGCGGCGATCGCCCTCCTCGCGACCGACCTCGCCGAGGCGCTCATCCTCCCGGGCCTCGTCGTCGGGATCGCCGAGCTCCTCGCGCTCTCCCAGCTCTACATCGCGAAGGAGGGGATCGCGGCGGTCCCCTGCCGGGGGCTCGAGATCGAGGTCGTCCGGAAGTCGGCGGCGACCGTCGTCATCCCCGCGTTCCTCGTCGTGTACGGGATCGTCCTCTCGGGGTTCACGGGAGGGGGGATCGCGGCGCTCGGGCTCGTCTTCTACTTCATGAACAACGCGTTCTCGGGCGATTTCCACGTGCTCGAGCTCGCGAGCGGGATATCGTGGGCGCTCTGGGTCGCATCGTTCTTCGTCTTCATGCTCGCGCCCGACCTGTGGTACCTCGCGCTCATGGGCGCCGCGGTCGGGATCCTCCTCAAGGTCATCACAAAGATCTCGCTCGTCGGGGCGATGTGGGGGGAGCCGGGATGA
- a CDS encoding DUF2106 family protein has translation MIIPRISRVLSDYENILPLFAGACAVLSIIALLSLPLAPHGDPLYPKRTVPESPLDPYDRGGPPFTQAKVHVQYPENSPTAGYVTAYLTPLSLFLAEHTMYMGTTIVGHPGGILDEILYNTRGLDTVVEPTILFVAFAVAAYLYHRREE, from the coding sequence GTGATCATCCCGCGGATCTCGCGCGTCCTCTCCGACTACGAAAACATCCTCCCGCTCTTTGCGGGGGCGTGCGCGGTCCTCTCGATAATTGCCCTCCTCTCGCTCCCCCTCGCGCCGCATGGCGACCCGCTCTACCCGAAGAGGACCGTCCCGGAAAGCCCGCTCGACCCCTACGACAGGGGCGGCCCGCCGTTCACGCAGGCAAAGGTCCACGTCCAGTACCCGGAGAACTCGCCCACGGCGGGATACGTGACCGCGTACCTCACGCCCCTCTCCCTCTTCCTCGCGGAGCACACGATGTACATGGGCACGACGATCGTCGGCCACCCCGGCGGGATACTGGACGAGATCCTGTACAATACGCGGGGCCTCGACACGGTCGTCGAGCCGACGATCCTCTTCGTCGCGTTCGCGGTCGCCGCGTACCTCTACCACAGGAGGGAGGAGTAG
- a CDS encoding DUF2107 family protein → MTPEFALGLFLILAGTLGTAFPRPRTYLSRLIALEVPGIGVLLLMLAYNEALALLTYGCVSALSVYIFARVIQKREGRP, encoded by the coding sequence GTGACCCCGGAGTTCGCGCTCGGGCTCTTCCTGATCCTCGCCGGGACGCTCGGGACGGCGTTCCCCCGCCCGAGGACGTACCTCTCGCGGCTGATCGCGCTCGAGGTCCCGGGGATCGGCGTCCTCCTCCTGATGCTCGCGTACAACGAGGCGCTCGCCCTCCTCACGTACGGGTGCGTCTCGGCGCTCTCGGTCTACATCTTTGCCCGCGTCATCCAGAAGAGGGAGGGGCGGCCGTGA
- a CDS encoding DUF2108 domain-containing protein yields the protein MNPALALMLSFLVVLGCILVLREEDPYRKIIALSLVVAGAIPFVVGRGLLDVAIAVSLVFPLSTIFILMACPGGEG from the coding sequence ATGAACCCCGCGCTCGCCCTCATGCTCTCGTTCCTCGTCGTGCTCGGCTGCATCCTCGTCCTGCGGGAGGAGGACCCGTACAGGAAGATCATCGCGCTCTCGCTCGTGGTCGCGGGGGCGATCCCGTTCGTCGTCGGGAGGGGGCTGCTCGACGTCGCGATCGCCGTCTCGCTCGTCTTCCCCCTCTCGACCATCTTCATCCTGATGGCCTGCCCGGGGGGTGAGGGGTGA
- a CDS encoding DUF2109 domain-containing protein encodes MEGEERVTPGEVALLACGGIAVYAGVRVALEPDTLRKLPFLNVLSFAIAGVIALLLPHPLAIVAAAAYFVGSTLESNAIASTYAGGIGRQ; translated from the coding sequence ATGGAGGGTGAGGAGCGGGTGACGCCGGGGGAGGTCGCACTCCTCGCGTGCGGGGGGATCGCGGTCTACGCGGGGGTCCGGGTCGCCCTCGAGCCCGACACGCTCCGCAAGCTCCCGTTCCTCAACGTCCTCTCCTTCGCGATCGCGGGGGTGATCGCGCTCCTCCTCCCCCACCCCCTCGCGATCGTGGCCGCGGCCGCGTACTTCGTCGGGTCCACGCTCGAGTCGAACGCCATCGCGAGCACGTACGCGGGGGGGATCGGCAGGCAATGA
- a CDS encoding TrkH family potassium uptake protein, producing MKRLETLAIIAHDMGIIFEFLGGITLVPLLVLVLFSEWGMLLPMATVPATFFFLGLLISHIPRREYVPQLSVALAAVALTWLAVAVIGAFPFVLGLGMSWTDSIFEAMSGWTGTGFSVIHGLESVPKTLLFWRSFMQWVGGIGVIAFGIAMLSRSGLTQHQLYRAEGRPEDLMPSVVSTGRRMWVIYAFLTLVFTGMVMLAGIPLWDALNLVMVTLATGGFSLHDAGILYYHNPLLEALLIPVMLAGALPFKLYFFIYRGRIQPFLQDRVVWLILALALAGSLVVTLDLHLFMGMTLGEAARQGFFCTVSGLTCCGLQNSDLRWVASPLIVISLLMMIGGAAGSTSGGIKANRIILAYEGLVWWFRRFFARGRVVVPFRHEGRAIPKRITDVELSKNMLIVVLYVLTIFLATIVCLHLAPTEFRTHEVIFEEISAMSNVGLGLGYLTPASPDPVKWVFTFLMWTGRLEIIPVLILAVGLIRGFEPRVGAR from the coding sequence ATGAAGAGGCTCGAGACCCTCGCCATCATCGCCCACGACATGGGGATCATCTTCGAGTTCCTCGGCGGGATCACCCTCGTCCCCCTCCTCGTCCTCGTCCTCTTCTCGGAGTGGGGGATGCTCCTCCCGATGGCGACCGTCCCTGCCACGTTCTTCTTCCTCGGCCTCCTCATCTCGCACATCCCGCGCAGGGAGTACGTCCCCCAGCTCTCCGTCGCCCTCGCCGCCGTCGCGCTCACGTGGCTCGCCGTTGCCGTCATCGGGGCGTTCCCGTTCGTCCTCGGCCTCGGGATGAGCTGGACGGACAGCATCTTCGAGGCGATGTCCGGCTGGACGGGGACGGGCTTCTCGGTGATCCACGGGCTCGAGAGCGTCCCTAAGACCCTCCTCTTCTGGCGGTCGTTCATGCAGTGGGTCGGGGGGATAGGGGTGATCGCGTTCGGGATCGCGATGCTCTCGCGCTCGGGCCTCACCCAGCACCAGCTCTACCGGGCCGAGGGGCGGCCCGAGGACCTCATGCCGAGCGTCGTCTCGACGGGGAGGCGGATGTGGGTGATCTACGCCTTCCTCACCCTCGTCTTCACCGGGATGGTGATGCTCGCCGGGATCCCGCTCTGGGACGCGCTCAACCTCGTGATGGTCACCCTCGCGACCGGCGGGTTCTCGCTCCACGACGCGGGCATCCTGTATTACCATAATCCGCTCCTCGAGGCCCTCCTCATCCCCGTGATGCTCGCGGGGGCGCTCCCGTTCAAGCTCTACTTCTTCATCTACAGGGGGAGGATCCAGCCGTTCCTGCAGGACCGCGTCGTCTGGCTCATCCTCGCCCTCGCGCTCGCCGGCTCCCTCGTCGTCACCCTCGACCTCCACCTCTTCATGGGCATGACGCTCGGTGAGGCTGCCCGGCAGGGTTTCTTCTGCACGGTCTCGGGGCTCACGTGCTGCGGGCTGCAGAACTCGGACCTCCGGTGGGTCGCATCGCCCCTCATCGTGATAAGCCTCCTCATGATGATCGGGGGCGCGGCGGGGAGCACCTCCGGGGGCATCAAGGCGAACAGGATCATCCTCGCGTACGAGGGGCTCGTGTGGTGGTTCCGGCGGTTCTTCGCGCGGGGGAGGGTGGTCGTCCCGTTCCGGCACGAGGGGAGGGCGATCCCGAAGCGGATCACGGACGTAGAGCTCTCGAAGAACATGCTGATCGTCGTCCTCTACGTGCTCACGATATTCCTCGCGACCATCGTCTGCCTCCACCTCGCGCCCACGGAGTTCCGGACGCACGAGGTCATCTTCGAGGAGATCTCGGCGATGAGCAACGTGGGGCTCGGCCTTGGGTACCTCACGCCCGCGAGCCCCGACCCGGTCAAGTGGGTCTTCACCTTCCTCATGTGGACCGGGAGGCTCGAGATCATCCCGGTCCTCATCCTCGCGGTCGGGCTGATCAGGGGGTTTGAGCCCCGCGTGGGTGCCCGGTGA
- a CDS encoding PKD domain-containing protein, which yields MLSEDCDVTVQYYKSDAGSENAFGLASPQRIPLGLIHQTPVGTTWNIGRYPAGTELVFYDIHYDSGRTWYTGPGSRNSDGVVHAAVTYLGNQRWWLGFEDLPGGGDRDYNDVELVVSGNLVIDYPSTNDPPVASAGGPYAGSEGTPLTLNAAGSFDPEGIPLTYRWDLDGDGSFDTAWSSSPTLTHTWTDDWSGSVTVEVSDGTSVRSASAPVAISNQPPTINTVTVGSPTVAEGAPVQFSVTCTDPGSEDTIASVAWDFGDGSSGTGEFPTHTYADDGDYTVVVTVTDDDGATARKSIVVSVSNTAPVVTIGADATEIDEGGSVSFTGTATDAGIHDDPTFAWDFGDGSPAVSDTLSPSHTYADNGLYTVTLTATDKDGATSVETLAIAVRNVAPEVGPVSGPAAPVPVNAVVSVESSFSDPGDDTHTATWDWGDGSSGTVPVAEGPVSATHAYATAGIYTVTLVVTDDDGGVGQSEYRYIVVYDPNGGFVTGGLWIEPLVCPFSAGRTNLTPDKAHCEFEARYQKGATTPAGKVNFRYKAGNIDFRSTELRYLVISGPCAHIRGSGTVNGRGGFDFILSAIDGRKPGGGGVDRFRVEIWDRATGEVLFDTQPGAPEGASPSMTPGGGSVQIHS from the coding sequence GTGCTCTCCGAGGACTGCGACGTCACGGTCCAGTACTACAAATCGGACGCGGGGTCCGAGAATGCATTCGGCCTCGCGAGTCCCCAGAGGATTCCGCTCGGGCTCATCCACCAGACCCCCGTGGGGACGACGTGGAACATCGGGCGTTACCCCGCGGGGACCGAGCTCGTCTTCTACGACATCCACTACGACAGTGGGCGCACGTGGTACACCGGCCCCGGTTCCCGCAACTCTGACGGCGTCGTCCACGCGGCGGTCACCTACCTGGGCAACCAGCGCTGGTGGCTCGGGTTCGAGGACCTCCCCGGCGGGGGTGACCGGGACTACAACGATGTCGAGCTGGTCGTCTCCGGAAACCTCGTCATCGATTACCCGTCGACCAACGATCCCCCCGTCGCGAGCGCGGGTGGTCCCTACGCGGGATCCGAGGGGACGCCGCTGACGCTGAACGCGGCGGGATCGTTTGATCCCGAGGGGATCCCGCTCACGTACCGCTGGGACCTTGACGGGGACGGTTCGTTCGACACCGCATGGTCTTCCTCGCCGACCCTCACGCACACCTGGACCGACGACTGGAGCGGTTCGGTCACCGTCGAGGTATCCGATGGAACGTCGGTGAGATCTGCCTCTGCCCCGGTTGCAATCTCGAACCAGCCACCGACAATCAATACCGTGACCGTGGGGAGCCCAACGGTCGCGGAAGGAGCCCCCGTGCAGTTCTCCGTCACCTGCACTGACCCGGGATCCGAGGATACCATCGCCTCGGTCGCGTGGGACTTCGGGGACGGGAGCTCCGGGACGGGGGAATTCCCCACCCACACCTACGCGGACGACGGGGATTACACGGTCGTCGTTACCGTCACCGATGACGATGGGGCAACTGCTCGGAAGTCGATCGTCGTTTCCGTCTCGAACACCGCGCCGGTCGTGACCATCGGTGCGGATGCAACCGAGATCGACGAGGGGGGCAGCGTCTCGTTCACCGGGACTGCCACCGATGCGGGCATCCACGATGACCCGACGTTCGCCTGGGACTTCGGCGACGGGTCCCCGGCCGTTTCCGACACCCTTTCCCCCTCCCACACCTACGCGGACAACGGCCTCTACACCGTGACCCTCACCGCCACCGACAAGGACGGCGCGACATCCGTAGAGACGCTCGCGATCGCGGTGCGCAACGTCGCGCCGGAGGTCGGCCCTGTATCCGGGCCGGCTGCACCCGTTCCCGTTAACGCGGTGGTCAGCGTGGAATCTTCCTTCAGTGACCCGGGAGACGATACCCACACCGCGACGTGGGACTGGGGTGACGGGTCATCCGGGACGGTCCCGGTAGCCGAGGGTCCGGTCAGCGCAACCCATGCCTATGCAACTGCCGGCATCTACACCGTCACGCTCGTGGTCACCGACGACGATGGCGGCGTCGGCCAGTCCGAGTATCGGTACATCGTGGTGTACGATCCGAACGGCGGTTTCGTGACCGGCGGGTTGTGGATCGAACCCCTGGTGTGCCCGTTCTCCGCGGGCCGCACGAACCTCACCCCGGACAAGGCCCACTGCGAATTCGAGGCGAGGTACCAGAAGGGGGCAACCACGCCGGCGGGGAAGGTCAACTTCAGGTACAAGGCCGGAAACATCGACTTCAGGAGCACGGAACTCAGGTACCTCGTCATCTCCGGCCCCTGCGCCCACATCAGGGGATCCGGCACTGTCAACGGTCGCGGCGGATTTGACTTCATCCTCTCCGCGATCGACGGGCGGAAACCGGGCGGAGGGGGTGTCGACAGGTTCCGCGTGGAGATCTGGGACCGCGCGACGGGCGAAGTCCTCTTCGACACCCAGCCGGGTGCACCGGAGGGTGCCTCCCCGTCGATGACCCCCGGGGGTGGATCGGTCCAGATCCACTCCTGA
- a CDS encoding phosphoadenosine phosphosulfate reductase family protein — MREPPVKKTLYWCDACGVPLLAKTCVCGGTGRAIPLPEPYDVRPALRHDREVLSALLRERFGDVPLPRIVLLSKAGGPDRTELVIARGERFGWLSFDPVAREFRFDIAAGGIPSVLPHATRGVVTLEDAVAPGSALPAGRLGGKRVRVRTDEPDGTVIVRYRGRAGTGVLREGYLRVRELLPLRGPPAPDPPWEEAVRRNAHHLRNLERHAVRAIRQHARDRPHVNVSFSGGKDSTAVLALARKAGVTDAFFIDTGLEFPETLAFVRQQGIRTVLRGGDFWSAAERDGPPTKDRRWCCDLLKQAPLREYIARQGPTLTVQGNRWYESRNRAELALVRENPAIPLQCTLSPIRNWRALEVFMYLWWREIPYNPLYDLGFERIGCYVCPAMLEAEAERLAEVHPDLSARWTRFLERWARSRGLPPAYVRCGLWRWETLPPKMRELCRVHGIAGGRTPRAAPARQGG; from the coding sequence ATGCGCGAGCCCCCCGTGAAGAAGACCCTCTACTGGTGCGACGCGTGCGGCGTCCCCCTCCTCGCGAAGACCTGCGTGTGTGGCGGGACGGGGAGGGCGATCCCCCTCCCCGAGCCCTACGACGTCCGCCCCGCGCTCCGGCACGACCGGGAGGTCCTCTCGGCCCTCCTGCGGGAGAGGTTCGGCGACGTCCCGCTCCCCCGGATCGTCCTCCTCAGCAAGGCGGGGGGGCCTGACCGGACCGAGCTCGTCATCGCCCGCGGGGAACGGTTCGGGTGGCTCTCGTTCGACCCGGTCGCCCGGGAGTTCCGGTTCGACATCGCGGCCGGCGGGATCCCCTCCGTCCTCCCGCACGCGACGCGCGGGGTGGTCACGCTCGAGGACGCGGTCGCGCCGGGGAGCGCGCTCCCCGCGGGGAGGCTCGGGGGCAAGAGGGTCAGGGTCCGGACGGACGAGCCCGACGGGACGGTCATCGTGCGGTACAGGGGGCGTGCGGGGACGGGCGTCCTCCGGGAGGGGTACCTCAGGGTGAGGGAGCTCCTCCCCCTCCGCGGCCCGCCCGCCCCGGACCCCCCGTGGGAGGAGGCGGTCCGGAGGAACGCGCACCACCTGCGGAACCTCGAGCGGCACGCGGTCCGCGCGATCCGGCAGCACGCCCGCGACCGGCCGCACGTGAACGTCTCGTTCTCCGGCGGGAAGGACAGCACCGCCGTCCTCGCGCTCGCCCGGAAGGCGGGGGTCACGGACGCGTTCTTCATCGACACGGGCCTTGAGTTCCCCGAGACCCTCGCGTTCGTGAGACAGCAGGGGATCCGGACGGTCCTCCGAGGCGGGGACTTCTGGAGCGCCGCCGAGAGGGACGGGCCCCCCACGAAGGACCGGCGGTGGTGCTGCGACCTCCTCAAGCAGGCGCCCCTCCGCGAGTACATCGCCCGGCAGGGCCCGACCCTCACGGTGCAGGGCAACAGGTGGTACGAGTCGAGGAACAGGGCGGAGCTCGCGCTCGTCCGCGAGAACCCCGCGATCCCCCTCCAGTGCACCCTCTCGCCGATCCGGAACTGGAGGGCCCTTGAGGTCTTCATGTACCTCTGGTGGCGCGAAATCCCGTACAACCCCCTCTACGACCTCGGGTTCGAGAGGATCGGGTGCTACGTCTGCCCCGCGATGCTGGAAGCAGAGGCCGAGCGCCTCGCCGAGGTCCACCCCGACCTCTCCGCCCGGTGGACCCGGTTCCTCGAGCGGTGGGCACGTTCCCGCGGGCTCCCCCCCGCCTACGTCCGCTGCGGCCTGTGGCGGTGGGAGACGCTCCCGCCCAAGATGCGGGAGCTCTGCAGGGTGCACGGGATCGCGGGGGGCAGGACACCCCGGGCGGCGCCCGCCCGGCAGGGAGGATGA
- a CDS encoding cysteine desulfurase produces the protein MDTERIRKDFPLVSEAIYLDSASTSLSPEPVLAAMLAFERHYRANVGRGVHRLCRRATEEYAAAHEKVARFIRGEGGVTVFTKNTTEAINAVARGLGFGAGDRVVTTILEHHSNLLPWMRLRERGVDLRIVGLREDYTPDLDALAEEVSRGARLVAITHASNVLGVITPVEEVARICKEAGALLLVDGSQSVPHLPVDARRLGADFLCFSGHKMLGPTGTGVLWMREPTIPPSDVGGGIVETVTEEGYTLAGGYARYEAGTPHIAGGIGLGAAVDYLERAGRDAAREHEERLATRLIGGLSRLPGVRVYAPPDPARRIGVVSFTVEGVHPHEVARRLDAEGNIMVRSGHHCCMPLMTRLGLRDGTVRASLYIYNTAGEVDALVEAVGRIAGRA, from the coding sequence ATGGACACGGAAAGGATCCGGAAGGATTTCCCCCTCGTCTCGGAGGCGATCTACCTTGACAGCGCGTCGACCAGCCTCTCGCCCGAGCCCGTCCTCGCGGCGATGCTCGCGTTCGAGCGGCACTACCGGGCAAACGTCGGCCGTGGCGTCCACAGGCTTTGCCGCCGCGCGACGGAGGAGTATGCCGCTGCCCACGAGAAGGTCGCCCGCTTCATCCGGGGCGAGGGCGGGGTCACGGTCTTCACCAAGAACACGACAGAGGCGATCAACGCAGTCGCCCGGGGCCTCGGGTTCGGGGCGGGCGACCGCGTCGTGACGACCATCCTCGAGCACCACTCCAACCTCCTCCCCTGGATGCGGTTGCGGGAGCGGGGGGTCGATCTCAGGATCGTCGGGCTCCGGGAGGACTACACCCCCGACCTTGACGCCCTCGCGGAGGAGGTCTCCCGCGGCGCGCGGCTCGTCGCCATCACGCACGCCTCGAACGTGCTCGGGGTCATCACCCCCGTCGAGGAGGTGGCGCGGATCTGCAAAGAGGCGGGGGCGCTCCTCCTCGTCGACGGGTCGCAGTCGGTCCCGCACCTCCCGGTCGACGCCCGGCGGCTCGGCGCGGATTTCCTCTGCTTCTCCGGGCACAAGATGCTCGGGCCGACGGGGACGGGCGTCCTCTGGATGCGCGAGCCGACCATCCCCCCCTCGGACGTCGGGGGCGGGATCGTCGAGACGGTGACGGAGGAAGGGTACACGCTCGCCGGGGGATACGCGCGGTACGAGGCCGGGACGCCGCACATCGCCGGCGGGATCGGCCTTGGGGCGGCAGTCGACTACCTCGAGCGGGCCGGCAGGGATGCCGCGAGGGAGCACGAGGAGAGGCTCGCGACCCGGCTGATCGGGGGGCTCTCCCGCCTCCCGGGCGTCCGGGTCTACGCACCCCCTGACCCCGCGCGGCGGATCGGGGTCGTCTCGTTCACGGTCGAGGGCGTCCACCCGCACGAGGTCGCACGGCGCCTCGACGCGGAGGGAAATATCATGGTCCGGTCCGGGCACCACTGCTGCATGCCGCTCATGACCCGGCTCGGCCTCCGCGACGGGACGGTCCGGGCGAGCCTGTACATCTACAACACGGCAGGAGAGGTGGACGCCCTCGTCGAGGCGGTCGGGAGGATCGCGGGGAGAGCCTGA
- the nadA gene encoding quinolinate synthase NadA, with the protein MTADRSIRDEISALKEERGAVILAHNYQVPEVQDIADLVGDSLELARAAVSMDCEAIVFCGVDFMAETAAILSPGKTVLHPVRDACCPMAAMVTADALSRFAARYPGAAVVAYVNTTAEVKAASDICCTSANAVRVVRSLPHERVIFVPDRNLAAWVARHTDKEIIPWDGYCIVHEQYTAADVLREKALHPHAEVLVHPECRPEVIDLSDHVLSTSGIIRHVCAKGQGEYIIGTETGIIHQVERRCPGARCIPLSRTAVCENMKKITLRHVRDALARMEPRVTVPPDVASRARRAIERMLAVG; encoded by the coding sequence ATGACCGCCGACCGCTCGATACGGGACGAGATCTCGGCACTCAAGGAGGAACGCGGCGCCGTCATCCTCGCGCACAACTACCAGGTCCCCGAGGTCCAGGACATCGCCGACCTCGTCGGGGACTCGCTCGAGCTCGCGCGGGCCGCGGTCTCGATGGACTGCGAGGCGATCGTCTTCTGCGGCGTCGACTTCATGGCAGAGACCGCGGCCATCCTCTCGCCGGGAAAGACCGTCCTCCACCCCGTCCGCGACGCCTGCTGCCCGATGGCCGCGATGGTCACCGCGGACGCTCTCTCCCGGTTCGCCGCGCGGTACCCGGGGGCGGCGGTCGTCGCCTACGTGAACACGACGGCGGAGGTGAAGGCGGCAAGCGACATCTGCTGCACCTCGGCGAACGCCGTCCGCGTCGTCCGGTCCCTCCCGCACGAGAGGGTCATCTTCGTCCCCGACAGGAACCTCGCGGCCTGGGTCGCCCGGCACACGGACAAGGAGATCATCCCCTGGGACGGGTACTGCATCGTCCACGAGCAGTACACCGCGGCCGACGTCCTGCGGGAGAAGGCCCTCCACCCGCACGCAGAGGTCCTCGTCCACCCGGAGTGCAGGCCCGAGGTGATCGACCTCTCCGACCACGTCCTCTCGACGTCCGGGATCATCCGGCACGTCTGCGCGAAAGGGCAGGGCGAGTACATCATCGGGACGGAGACGGGGATCATCCACCAGGTGGAGAGGCGGTGCCCGGGCGCCCGGTGCATCCCCCTCTCCCGCACCGCCGTCTGCGAGAACATGAAGAAGATCACGCTCCGGCACGTCCGCGACGCCCTCGCCCGGATGGAGCCGCGGGTCACGGTCCCGCCGGACGTCGCGTCCCGCGCGCGGCGGGCGATCGAGCGGATGCTCGCGGTCGGCTGA